One genomic segment of [Phormidium] sp. ETS-05 includes these proteins:
- a CDS encoding NB-ARC domain-containing protein — MLQLADDLVFAKTGSHLDYLQQAILKGSLQDKTYSKIAEELHLSQSHVRNVGSNLWQLLSDQLGESLTKSNFLPILKSASFSNNKNNISFLGETVTVNESLTVNNLNICPAIASSPAASQNAQPTPQHPRIDLGDAPELTNLCNRTDELTTLKQWILEKNTSLITLLGLTGTGKTVLAVQLVQQIQAEFDFIIWRSLATAPSLPTLQTNLIEFLSGEQQPKFPDLIHYLRSDRCLLIFDDMQTIFSTGTLAGEYQPGYENYGLLFKKIAETSHNSCLLLLSWEKPREIAILEGSNRPARTLQLKGLGEQARQLLREKQLAPEEKWSELIQLYQGNPLWLNIVAATIQELCSGSVDDFLSYQTLFLGDLEAILHHHFLRLSELEKKALSWLANQPNAIEILKITADLPMTLPDFLKVMQSLSRRCLLETVKDGNRQLFTLQPVIREFVKNHLPN; from the coding sequence GTGTTACAACTGGCTGATGACCTAGTTTTTGCTAAGACGGGCTCCCACCTCGACTATCTGCAACAAGCTATCCTCAAGGGAAGTTTACAAGATAAAACTTACTCAAAAATTGCCGAAGAATTACACTTAAGTCAAAGTCATGTGAGGAACGTTGGCTCAAACCTCTGGCAACTACTGTCAGACCAATTGGGAGAAAGTCTTACTAAATCTAATTTTTTGCCGATATTAAAATCCGCTAGTTTCTCCAATAATAAAAATAATATTTCCTTTTTGGGCGAAACAGTTACAGTTAATGAAAGCCTTACAGTTAATAATCTCAATATTTGTCCGGCAATTGCAAGTTCGCCAGCAGCGTCCCAAAACGCCCAACCAACCCCTCAACATCCCCGCATAGATTTAGGCGACGCCCCGGAACTCACTAACCTTTGCAACCGCACCGACGAACTTACCACCCTCAAACAGTGGATTTTAGAGAAAAACACCAGCCTCATCACTCTACTTGGATTGACCGGCACCGGCAAAACCGTACTCGCAGTTCAGCTAGTCCAACAAATTCAAGCTGAATTTGACTTTATCATCTGGCGAAGCCTTGCAACCGCGCCATCCCTGCCCACCCTGCAAACAAACTTAATTGAATTCCTCAGCGGCGAACAACAACCAAAATTCCCCGACCTCATCCACTATTTACGGTCCGATCGCTGTTTACTGATATTCGATGACATGCAAACGATTTTCAGCACAGGCACCTTGGCAGGAGAATATCAGCCCGGTTATGAAAATTACGGCCTATTATTCAAAAAAATCGCCGAAACATCTCACAACAGTTGCTTGCTTTTGCTTAGCTGGGAAAAACCCAGAGAAATTGCCATCCTAGAAGGAAGCAACCGGCCAGCTCGCACCTTACAGCTCAAAGGTTTAGGCGAACAAGCACGGCAACTCTTACGAGAAAAACAATTAGCCCCAGAAGAGAAATGGTCAGAGCTGATTCAACTTTACCAGGGCAACCCACTGTGGTTAAATATCGTTGCCGCCACCATCCAAGAGTTATGCTCTGGCAGCGTTGACGACTTTTTATCTTATCAAACCCTATTTTTAGGGGACTTAGAAGCTATATTGCACCATCATTTCCTCCGGTTGTCGGAATTGGAAAAAAAAGCCCTGTCCTGGCTTGCCAATCAACCAAATGCCATTGAAATATTAAAAATTACAGCCGATTTGCCAATGACACTACCCGATTTTCTGAAAGTTATGCAGTCCTTGAGCCGCCGTTGCTTGCTGGAGACAGTCAAAGACGGAAACCGACAACTTTTCACTCTTCAACCTGTCATCAGGGAATTTGTCAAAAATCATCTCCCAAATTGA
- the psbA gene encoding photosystem II q(b) protein, translating to MTTTLQTRESVGIWERFCQWVTSTENRLYVGWFGVLMIPTLLTATTCYIIAFIAAPPVDIDGIREPVAGSLLYGNNIISGAVVPSSNAIGLHFYPIWEAASLDEWLYNGGPYQLVIFHFLIGIFCYLGRQWELSYRLGMRPWICVAYSAPVSAATAVFLIYPIGQGSFSDGMPLGISGTFNFMIVFQAEHNILMHPFHMLGVAGVFGGSLFSAMHGSLVTSSLVRETSEEESQNYGYKFGQEEETYNIVAAHGYFGRLIFQYASFNNSRSLHFFLGAWPVIGIWFTALGVSTMAFNLNGFNFNQSIIDSQGRTINTWADIINRANLGMEVMHERNAHNFPLDLAAVEAPSING from the coding sequence ATGACCACAACTCTGCAGACACGCGAAAGCGTCGGAATCTGGGAACGGTTTTGCCAGTGGGTCACCAGCACCGAAAACCGCCTCTATGTAGGCTGGTTCGGCGTCCTGATGATTCCTACTCTCTTAACCGCCACCACCTGCTACATCATCGCTTTCATCGCTGCTCCTCCCGTGGACATCGATGGGATCCGCGAACCTGTAGCTGGCTCTCTCCTCTACGGCAACAACATCATCTCTGGTGCAGTTGTTCCTTCCAGCAATGCCATTGGTCTTCACTTCTACCCCATCTGGGAAGCAGCTTCCTTAGATGAGTGGTTGTACAACGGCGGCCCCTATCAGTTGGTGATTTTCCACTTCCTGATTGGCATCTTCTGCTACCTGGGTCGTCAGTGGGAACTGAGCTATCGTCTGGGGATGCGTCCTTGGATTTGCGTAGCTTACAGCGCCCCTGTTTCCGCCGCTACCGCCGTGTTCCTGATTTACCCCATTGGTCAAGGCAGCTTCTCTGATGGTATGCCTCTGGGTATCTCTGGCACCTTCAACTTCATGATTGTGTTCCAAGCTGAACACAACATCCTGATGCACCCCTTCCACATGTTGGGCGTGGCTGGTGTCTTCGGTGGTTCTCTGTTCTCTGCCATGCACGGTTCTTTGGTGACTTCTTCTTTAGTTCGTGAAACCAGCGAAGAAGAATCTCAGAACTATGGCTACAAGTTCGGTCAAGAAGAAGAGACCTACAACATTGTTGCCGCTCACGGCTACTTCGGTCGCCTGATTTTCCAATACGCTTCTTTCAACAACAGCCGCTCTCTGCACTTCTTCTTGGGTGCATGGCCGGTTATCGGTATCTGGTTCACCGCTCTGGGTGTTTCCACGATGGCCTTCAACCTGAACGGTTTCAACTTCAACCAGTCCATCATCGACTCTCAAGGTCGCACCATCAACACTTGGGCTGACATCATCAACCGTGCCAACCTGGGTATGGAAGTAATGCACGAGCGCAATGCTCACAACTTCCCCCTCGACTTGGCTGCTGTGGAAGCTCCTTCCATCAACGGTTAA
- a CDS encoding transporter substrate-binding domain-containing protein — protein MNKRFLSGLIFGGGLAIVLAPASASAVGTNGHSPLGPIDHSPPLSWGAQVDSNIDTTGVLRVGIRQDILPLGQRGEDGWTGYCADVAEALARHLSRSRLNPIQVVFITSTTQSRYLLVASGTVDMECGPNSINPDAETTFEIKFSTPFFVTATQVFTRPGAQISDVARSGVIKGTTNEADLNQIYPSSLVDNSFVDYEQGINAVLRGEISGFASDGVLLVGSARRLNLVPYQDYVLTTPKRGDGTPFCASYGMILPGGVENSRWRNMVNHFLANHRDAKVVWRRWFSRLDSSIQAVSTACFGS, from the coding sequence ATGAATAAGCGGTTTCTCTCTGGCCTCATTTTTGGCGGCGGGTTGGCGATCGTTCTCGCTCCTGCGTCCGCGTCCGCAGTAGGGACGAATGGTCATTCACCCCTAGGGCCGATCGACCATTCACCCCCACTGTCTTGGGGGGCGCAGGTTGATTCTAATATCGATACCACTGGCGTCCTCAGAGTTGGTATCAGGCAAGATATCCTGCCTCTGGGACAACGCGGGGAGGATGGTTGGACGGGTTATTGTGCTGATGTGGCGGAGGCTTTGGCTCGTCATCTGAGCCGATCGCGTCTCAATCCCATTCAAGTTGTCTTCATCACCTCCACCACCCAAAGCCGCTATTTGTTGGTGGCTAGTGGTACGGTTGATATGGAATGTGGTCCAAATTCTATCAACCCGGATGCTGAAACCACCTTCGAAATCAAGTTCTCTACTCCTTTCTTTGTCACTGCTACTCAGGTGTTCACCCGTCCTGGTGCCCAAATTTCAGATGTGGCTCGATCGGGGGTGATTAAGGGTACGACTAATGAGGCGGATTTAAACCAAATTTATCCCAGCAGCTTGGTTGATAACTCTTTTGTTGACTATGAACAGGGGATAAATGCGGTGTTGAGGGGCGAAATCTCTGGTTTTGCTAGTGATGGTGTTCTTTTGGTGGGTTCCGCTCGCCGCCTGAATCTTGTTCCTTACCAGGATTATGTCCTCACCACTCCAAAGAGGGGGGATGGTACTCCTTTTTGCGCTTCTTATGGGATGATTTTGCCCGGTGGTGTGGAAAATTCCCGCTGGCGCAATATGGTAAATCACTTTTTGGCTAATCATAGGGATGCTAAGGTTGTTTGGCGGCGGTGGTTTTCCCGTCTTGATTCTTCTATTCAGGCGGTTTCTACGGCTTGTTTTGGTTCGTAG
- a CDS encoding glutamate synthase-related protein, which yields MKEQIKPLAPLPTNYSEERSSCGVGLIAHPQGAPSHRILTLALKALNCMEHRGGCGADNDSGDGAGILTAIPWRLIAQDLPQILPFLPPSPSLGEGVGGEGFSRPLAPQPPCPPASSPGLGVGMFFLSQDPAHRETVRQMTETIVKSEGLEVIGWRPVPVAPAKLGPLARANQPHIEQLVVKHPTATGDELERLLFLTRREIGHQLGQQTDLRWGDDLYICSFSSRTIVYKGMVRSAVLKSFYLDLQSDAYETEFALYHRRFSTNTIPKWPLAQPLRLLGHNGEINTLLGNLNWMAAREPSLASPLWGDKINTLFPVVSPLNSDSANLDNAIELLVRSGRTLAEALMVMIPEAYQNQPELEPYPEIVDFYNYYAGLQEPWDGPALVLFADGKQVGAVLDRNGLRPARYCITQDGLVIVASEAGVTGIPEEEIIEKGRLGPGQMLIVDLEHHQLLKNWEIKRQVAADRPYGEWLKQRLTLSASASALGDQGSVGSVGSVGSVVSNLPPHPPTPPHPPTPPHPPTPPHPPLPLSQFGYTAEDIEMVVEEMAATGKEPTFCMGDDAPLAVLSQKPRVLYDYFKQRFAQVTNPAIDPLRESLVMSLQVFLGAKGNLLEPKPESARQVELKTPVLLPPDLAALQQLPIKTHKLSTLYHPTVTNLEAAVTALVQAAAEAVANGAEILILSDNQNADADAEALIGTRLGGLKPNYEQVGELAYIPPLLAVGATHHHLIRAKGRDRVSLVVETGQCWSTHHLACLIGYGASAVCPYLAAAAVSEWYSTPKTQQFMERGKLPKLSLADAFNNYRAALEAGLLKILSKMGISLLSSYQGAQIFEAIGIGSDLLQLGFPGTASRVGGLTIAELEQETLAFIATSQENSKKLDNWGLVQHRPGGEYHMNNPEMAKALHKAVAGGSYDHYEVYKAQLQGRPPTALRDLLDFQLTPTPIPIEEVEPVENIVKRFCTGGMSLGALSREAHETLAIAMNRLGGKSNSGEGGEDPIRFTRLTDVDSHGNSQIFPHLKGLSYGDTASSAIKQVASGRFGVTPEYLMSAQQIEIKIAQGAKPGEGGQLPGKKVSPYIAELRRSKPGVTLISPPPHHDIYSIEDLAQLIFDLHQINPAAPVSVKLVSEVGLGTIAAGVAKANADIIQISGHDGGTGASPLSSIKHAGSPWELGLTEVHRVLMELRLRDRVLLRVDGGLKTGWDVVMAALMGAEEFGFGSIAMIASGCIMARVCHTNGCPVGVATQQEKLRARFKGTPGHVVNFFYFIAEEVRQLLARLGYRSLNEIIGRGDLLKVNPDVKPAKTSHLDLGTLLDLPECGRGRTWLNHETVHTNGPVLDDDILADPEIAQAIEKHTEVEKELTIVNTDRSVGARIAGRIASIYGNNGFKGNITLRFRGSAGQSFGAFNLPGMTLIVEGECNDYVGKGMHGGAIVIKPIASSRLGETTSGAILGNTCLYGATGGMLFARGQAGERFAVRNSLAKAVIEGAGDHCCEYMTGGIVVVLGSVGRNVGAGMTGGLAYFLDEDGSFPTKVNREIVKMQRVTSEAGQTQLRELIEMHLIQTGSPKAGRILTNFSEWVEKFWQLVPPSEAETKEAAVGIVAQI from the coding sequence ATGAAAGAGCAGATAAAACCCCTCGCCCCCCTACCCACCAATTATTCAGAAGAACGATCGTCCTGCGGCGTCGGCCTCATCGCCCACCCCCAGGGCGCCCCATCCCATCGCATCCTCACCCTCGCCCTAAAAGCCCTCAACTGCATGGAACACCGGGGCGGGTGCGGGGCAGATAACGACTCCGGCGACGGCGCAGGCATCCTCACCGCCATCCCCTGGCGGCTCATCGCCCAAGACCTACCCCAAATACTCCCCTTTCTCCCCCCCTCTCCCTCCCTGGGAGAGGGGGTAGGGGGTGAGGGCTTTAGCCGTCCCCTTGCCCCCCAGCCCCCTTGCCCCCCTGCCTCTTCCCCGGGTCTCGGCGTCGGGATGTTCTTCCTTTCCCAAGACCCAGCCCACCGGGAAACCGTCCGCCAGATGACCGAAACCATAGTCAAGAGTGAAGGACTAGAAGTCATCGGCTGGCGCCCGGTCCCCGTCGCCCCAGCCAAACTCGGCCCCCTTGCCCGCGCCAACCAACCCCACATCGAGCAGCTCGTAGTCAAACACCCCACCGCCACTGGCGACGAACTAGAAAGACTACTATTTCTCACCCGACGGGAAATTGGCCACCAACTTGGTCAACAAACAGACCTCCGCTGGGGCGATGACCTCTACATCTGCTCTTTCTCCAGCCGCACCATAGTTTACAAAGGCATGGTGCGCTCCGCCGTCCTCAAGTCATTCTATCTCGACCTCCAGTCCGACGCCTACGAAACAGAATTCGCCCTCTATCACCGCCGCTTCAGCACCAACACTATTCCCAAATGGCCGTTGGCTCAGCCATTGCGCCTCCTCGGACACAACGGCGAAATCAACACTCTCCTAGGCAATCTCAACTGGATGGCAGCACGGGAACCCTCCCTCGCCTCCCCCCTGTGGGGAGACAAAATCAACACCCTATTCCCCGTAGTGAGCCCCCTCAACAGCGACTCTGCCAACCTGGACAACGCGATCGAGCTGCTTGTCCGTTCCGGGCGGACCCTCGCCGAAGCCCTCATGGTGATGATACCCGAAGCCTACCAAAACCAACCCGAACTAGAGCCTTACCCCGAAATCGTCGATTTCTACAACTACTACGCCGGACTCCAAGAACCTTGGGACGGTCCCGCCCTAGTATTATTCGCCGATGGCAAACAGGTAGGAGCCGTATTAGACCGCAACGGCTTGCGACCAGCCCGCTACTGCATCACCCAAGACGGCTTAGTCATAGTCGCCTCCGAAGCCGGAGTCACCGGTATCCCAGAAGAGGAAATCATAGAAAAAGGTCGCCTCGGTCCCGGTCAAATGCTCATAGTTGACCTAGAACATCATCAACTGCTGAAAAACTGGGAAATCAAACGCCAAGTCGCCGCCGATCGCCCCTACGGCGAATGGCTGAAACAACGCCTCACCCTCAGTGCGTCCGCGTCCGCATTAGGAGACCAGGGGAGTGTGGGAAGTGTGGGGAGTGTGGGGAGTGTGGTCAGCAATCTTCCCCCCCATCCCCCCACCCCTCCCCATCCTCCCACCCCTCCCCATCCTCCCACCCCTCCCCATCCTCCCCTTCCCCTCTCCCAATTCGGCTACACCGCCGAAGACATAGAAATGGTAGTGGAGGAAATGGCCGCCACCGGTAAAGAGCCCACCTTCTGCATGGGAGATGATGCCCCCTTAGCCGTCCTTTCCCAAAAACCCCGGGTATTGTACGACTACTTTAAACAACGGTTCGCCCAAGTCACCAACCCCGCGATCGACCCCCTGCGGGAAAGCCTAGTCATGTCCCTGCAAGTATTCCTAGGCGCCAAAGGCAACCTCCTAGAACCAAAACCCGAATCCGCCCGCCAAGTAGAACTAAAAACCCCCGTACTGCTACCCCCAGACTTGGCAGCATTGCAGCAGCTACCCATTAAAACCCACAAACTCTCCACCCTTTATCATCCCACCGTCACCAACTTAGAAGCCGCAGTAACAGCCCTCGTCCAAGCAGCGGCTGAAGCCGTGGCCAATGGAGCCGAAATCTTGATTCTCAGCGACAACCAAAATGCAGACGCGGACGCAGAAGCCTTGATAGGGACCCGTTTAGGCGGGCTAAAGCCCAACTACGAACAGGTGGGAGAGCTAGCCTACATTCCCCCCCTGCTAGCAGTAGGAGCAACCCATCACCATTTAATTCGGGCAAAGGGGCGCGATCGAGTCTCCCTCGTAGTCGAAACCGGACAATGCTGGAGTACCCACCACCTCGCCTGCCTCATCGGTTATGGCGCCAGCGCCGTTTGTCCCTACTTAGCCGCCGCCGCAGTCTCTGAATGGTACTCAACCCCAAAAACCCAGCAATTTATGGAACGGGGCAAACTGCCAAAACTCTCTCTAGCAGACGCCTTCAACAACTACCGCGCCGCCTTAGAAGCCGGACTGCTGAAAATCCTCTCCAAAATGGGCATTTCTCTCCTTTCCAGCTACCAAGGCGCCCAAATCTTTGAAGCGATCGGCATCGGCTCCGACCTGCTGCAATTGGGATTTCCCGGCACCGCCTCCCGTGTTGGCGGCTTAACCATAGCCGAACTAGAACAAGAAACCCTCGCCTTCATCGCCACCTCCCAAGAAAACAGCAAAAAACTCGATAACTGGGGATTAGTGCAACACCGTCCGGGTGGTGAATATCATATGAATAACCCGGAAATGGCCAAAGCATTACATAAAGCCGTCGCCGGTGGCAGCTACGACCATTACGAAGTTTACAAAGCCCAATTACAGGGACGCCCCCCCACCGCATTGCGGGATTTACTCGACTTCCAGTTAACCCCCACACCCATCCCCATAGAAGAAGTAGAACCAGTAGAAAACATCGTCAAACGGTTTTGCACCGGCGGGATGTCCTTGGGGGCATTGTCCCGAGAAGCCCACGAAACCCTAGCCATTGCCATGAACCGCCTCGGCGGCAAATCCAACTCTGGCGAAGGCGGCGAAGACCCCATCCGGTTTACCCGCCTCACGGACGTGGATAGTCACGGCAACTCCCAAATATTCCCCCACCTCAAAGGACTCTCATATGGCGACACCGCCTCTTCAGCCATCAAACAAGTGGCTAGCGGTCGATTTGGCGTCACCCCAGAATATTTGATGAGCGCCCAGCAGATTGAAATCAAAATCGCCCAAGGCGCCAAACCGGGAGAAGGCGGACAGCTTCCCGGCAAAAAAGTCAGCCCTTATATTGCCGAGCTGCGCCGCTCCAAACCGGGAGTGACGTTGATTTCGCCACCGCCCCACCATGATATTTACAGTATTGAAGACTTGGCGCAGTTGATATTTGACCTGCATCAAATCAACCCCGCCGCACCGGTGTCGGTAAAGTTAGTCTCAGAAGTGGGACTGGGGACGATCGCCGCCGGTGTCGCCAAAGCCAACGCCGACATTATCCAAATCTCTGGCCACGATGGCGGTACAGGAGCATCCCCCCTCAGTTCCATCAAACACGCCGGTTCCCCCTGGGAGCTGGGATTAACCGAAGTTCACCGAGTCTTAATGGAGCTTCGATTGCGCGATCGCGTCCTGCTGCGCGTTGATGGCGGACTCAAAACCGGCTGGGACGTAGTGATGGCTGCCTTAATGGGAGCAGAAGAATTTGGCTTTGGCAGCATCGCCATGATAGCGTCCGGCTGCATCATGGCACGAGTTTGTCACACCAACGGTTGCCCCGTAGGCGTCGCCACCCAACAAGAAAAACTGCGGGCTCGGTTTAAAGGCACCCCCGGTCATGTGGTGAACTTCTTCTACTTCATCGCCGAAGAAGTACGGCAACTCCTCGCTCGTCTCGGTTATCGTTCCCTAAACGAAATCATCGGACGCGGCGACCTGCTCAAAGTCAACCCCGACGTAAAACCAGCCAAAACCAGTCATTTGGATTTGGGGACATTACTGGATTTACCGGAGTGCGGACGCGGACGCACCTGGTTAAACCATGAAACCGTCCACACCAACGGACCTGTGCTAGATGACGACATACTAGCCGACCCAGAGATAGCCCAAGCTATAGAAAAGCACACCGAAGTGGAAAAAGAGCTGACCATAGTCAACACCGATCGCTCAGTGGGGGCACGCATCGCCGGACGCATCGCCAGCATCTACGGCAACAACGGATTCAAAGGCAATATTACCCTCCGTTTCCGTGGCAGTGCCGGACAAAGTTTCGGCGCCTTCAACCTCCCCGGTATGACATTAATAGTAGAAGGGGAATGCAACGACTACGTGGGTAAAGGAATGCACGGCGGCGCGATCGTCATCAAACCCATTGCCAGCAGCCGCCTAGGCGAAACCACCTCCGGCGCCATCCTTGGCAACACCTGTCTCTATGGCGCCACCGGCGGAATGCTATTCGCCCGTGGTCAAGCCGGAGAACGCTTCGCCGTCCGCAACTCCCTAGCCAAAGCAGTCATCGAAGGAGCCGGGGACCACTGTTGTGAATACATGACCGGAGGCATCGTAGTAGTTCTCGGTTCCGTAGGACGAAACGTAGGAGCCGGGATGACTGGTGGTTTAGCCTACTTCCTAGACGAAGATGGCAGTTTCCCCACCAAAGTCAACCGCGAAATCGTCAAAATGCAGCGAGTGACATCCGAGGCTGGGCAAACACAGTTGCGGGAGCTGATAGAAATGCACTTAATACAGACCGGTTCCCCCAAAGCAGGGCGGATATTAACCAACTTCTCGGAATGGGTCGAGAAATTCTGGCAGTTAGTACCCCCCAGCGAAGCAGAGACAAAAGAGGCGGCTGTCGGCATAGTGGCGCAGATATAG
- a CDS encoding phosphomannose isomerase type II C-terminal cupin domain encodes METLAPNGATVAPSESSATEQRPWGSFTVLEEGVGYKIKRIEVNPGHRLSLQMHHHRSEHWIVVSGTALVTCGDREIMLTSNQSTYVPQTTKHRLENPGVIPLVLIEVQNGEYLGEDDIVRFQDDYARSK; translated from the coding sequence ATGGAAACCCTTGCTCCTAATGGCGCTACAGTAGCACCATCAGAATCATCCGCCACGGAACAACGCCCCTGGGGTTCGTTCACGGTATTGGAAGAGGGGGTGGGATACAAAATTAAGCGCATTGAGGTGAACCCGGGACACCGCTTGAGCTTGCAAATGCACCACCACCGGAGCGAACATTGGATTGTTGTTTCGGGGACGGCGTTAGTGACATGTGGCGATCGAGAGATTATGCTCACCAGCAACCAGTCCACCTACGTCCCCCAGACCACCAAACACAGACTGGAAAATCCCGGCGTCATTCCCTTGGTTTTGATTGAGGTTCAAAACGGCGAATATTTGGGAGAAGATGATATAGTCCGTTTCCAGGATGACTACGCCCGCAGCAAATAA
- a CDS encoding iron-sulfur cluster assembly accessory protein, giving the protein MINLSPAAIREVQRLGRSQLSRSNSINAYAALFRLGIAPGGCCEFYYTLEFDSAKRDEDVMVECEGIGVVVDAQSWKQVNGITIDYSEDLMGGGFRFHNPNATRVCGCGNSFSVGDTGGS; this is encoded by the coding sequence ATGATTAATTTAAGTCCAGCAGCTATCCGTGAAGTTCAGCGCCTCGGACGTTCCCAGTTGTCGCGATCTAACTCCATAAACGCCTATGCTGCTTTGTTTCGTCTCGGCATCGCTCCTGGTGGCTGTTGCGAATTCTACTACACTTTGGAATTCGACTCGGCGAAACGAGACGAGGATGTGATGGTGGAGTGTGAAGGCATTGGCGTTGTGGTGGATGCCCAAAGCTGGAAGCAGGTCAACGGCATCACGATCGATTACTCTGAAGATTTGATGGGGGGTGGGTTCCGCTTTCACAATCCCAATGCTACCAGGGTCTGCGGTTGTGGGAACTCCTTCTCTGTTGGCGACACTGGGGGCTCTTAA
- the rpsL gene encoding 30S ribosomal protein S12, producing the protein MPTIQQLIRTERQKARKKTKSPALKSCPQRRGVCTRVYTTTPKKPNSALRKVARVRLTSGFEVTAYIPGIGHNLQEHSVVLIRGGRVKDLPGVRYHIIRGTLDTAGVKDRRQGRSKYGAKRPK; encoded by the coding sequence ATGCCCACTATTCAGCAACTCATTCGCACAGAACGCCAGAAAGCACGCAAGAAAACTAAATCGCCAGCTCTGAAGAGTTGCCCCCAGCGTCGAGGTGTTTGCACTAGAGTCTATACCACTACCCCGAAAAAACCCAACTCCGCCCTGCGGAAAGTGGCAAGGGTGCGCCTGACTTCCGGGTTTGAAGTGACAGCCTACATCCCGGGCATCGGCCACAACTTGCAGGAACACTCCGTGGTGCTAATCAGGGGGGGCCGGGTAAAAGACCTGCCTGGGGTCCGCTACCACATTATCCGGGGCACCTTGGATACGGCTGGGGTGAAAGACCGCCGCCAAGGAAGATCAAAGTATGGAGCCAAGCGGCCTAAGTGA
- the rpsG gene encoding 30S ribosomal protein S7 yields MSRRSSVQKRPVPPDSVYNSRLVSMLVRRVMKRGKKSVASRLVYDAMKTIRERVGSDPLDVFEKAVRNATPLVEVKGRRVGGATYQVPVEVRPDRGTALALRWLIQFSRSRSGRTMAGKLAAEVMDAANETGGAIRKREETHRMAEANKAFAHYRY; encoded by the coding sequence ATGTCTCGTCGCTCTAGTGTTCAAAAACGTCCGGTTCCGCCTGACTCCGTGTATAATAGCCGCCTGGTTAGCATGTTGGTGCGGCGGGTGATGAAGCGGGGTAAGAAATCCGTAGCCTCCCGCCTGGTTTATGACGCGATGAAAACGATCAGGGAAAGGGTGGGATCGGATCCCCTGGACGTGTTTGAAAAAGCAGTTCGCAATGCGACCCCACTGGTGGAGGTGAAAGGTCGCCGGGTTGGTGGTGCCACATATCAGGTGCCAGTGGAAGTGCGTCCCGATCGCGGCACGGCTCTGGCCCTGCGGTGGTTAATCCAATTTTCCCGCTCCCGCTCTGGACGGACTATGGCGGGAAAATTGGCTGCAGAGGTAATGGATGCAGCTAATGAGACGGGTGGAGCCATCCGCAAAAGGGAAGAAACTCACCGGATGGCAGAAGCGAACAAGGCTTTTGCTCACTATCGGTATTAA